The DNA window GGTCCTCATCGATTTTCAGATTCATTTCTTCTAATCTCTTGATGTCCTCAATGCCTAGTATCTCTCTGTTCCCAAAGCGGACTGTGAAATCCTCGCCCTCGCTTTCAAACACCGGCGGTTCGAGGCGATACTTCTTTGCCTCTGCGAACATGGTGTGTATGCCGGTTCCCGTATTCCTTACTTCTCCCATTTCCTGCAGTATTCTCACCATCGTAGCGTTTCTCGAATGTGCATATGTCTCAAGATTGAAGTCCTGCAGTTTTTCTCCCAATATAAGTCCGGGACTCTTTATTTCGATGATTTTGTCCGTAATAGCAATCCTCACATATTTACCCAATGCGTATGAATCGTAATCTCTATGGATAAGGCTGTTCCACACGGCTTCCTCTATGGCCTCGATTGGATACGCCGGCATCTCTACATGCTTTCCGCTTAGGTATCCCACCTTCGCCTTCTTGCCTATTCTTCTCTTTATTGTTTCCATTGCCATATCCTTCATTTCAGGCAATGTGCCGTAGATTTTATCAACTGTCGCGTTTTTTCCGATTCCAGTGGCAATTGTTACATGAATTTGCGGAAGATAGAGTTGAGGGTTTTTCCCGAAAATTAATAATCCCGCCAATGTCGCCAATCTCGGTTGACCAAAACGACTTATTATCCCCAATTTTTCAAGCAAATCATGTCTTTCAAGAAAAACAGGTCCATATTTTTCGCGGACAGCGCCCAAATACAAGCTCAGTTTCGTCTGATCCAAATCGTCTTCGGATGTTCTTAAAACAGGCGTTAAATCAACATTTTGAGGCATCTTAAAAATAATGTCCTTTAGATAGTCCAAATTTTCCATCCCCTTCACTTTATAGGATTAAAACGCTTCTTGACACTCTCCACGGATAAATCCGGGGGGAGTGTCAAATGTGTAGTTTCTACCTTTGGCTTTGTTTTTTTCGCCACAAATAGGACAAATCTGACTTGTGTAGGCTGGGTTCACATACTCTTTAGATACGACCGGCGTTAATTGATGTCGATTGAAAGTTTTCATGTAGGGTGAGTTGATGGA is part of the Peptostreptococcaceae bacterium genome and encodes:
- a CDS encoding transposase — protein: MNPAYTSQICPICGEKNKAKGRNYTFDTPPGFIRGECQEAF